A part of bacterium genomic DNA contains:
- a CDS encoding HAMP domain-containing sensor histidine kinase, with protein sequence MAWWPGTLRFLRRRRVFTAYVLAGSLAILMIVGWGAYRLAGRVEQQAQLSTWLLSHFASVHLGQGEGGGLQEVLTRSRELDVPFIVTDNQDRPLLWNSPVVGIPMPESLEALARTDPAGGNGGDIDRILALVREYDARNEPFAITDPRTGQRVMTLHYGASALGRQIRWLPYAELALLAVFFLLIVWALSLQREGHEQKLFAGMAKETAHQLGTPITSIMGWLEILRDRRPDDIVEELGRDVARLGKVSERFSQIGSRPQLGDTDLAATVETTVAYFRRRLPHLGGSVAITVEDRHARGCRFNRDLLEWVLENLIKNGIDAMKDGVGEIVLSLDDGPDGAVQLRVRDTGCGIAPQHRNRIFEAGYTTKSRGWGMGLALVRRIVVQYHGGRIQIEETGAGGTTFLITLPGEEPFVAV encoded by the coding sequence ATGGCCTGGTGGCCCGGGACATTGCGGTTCCTGCGCAGGCGCCGGGTCTTCACCGCCTACGTGCTGGCCGGGAGCCTGGCGATCCTGATGATCGTCGGCTGGGGGGCGTACCGCCTCGCCGGCCGCGTGGAGCAGCAGGCGCAGCTCTCGACCTGGCTGCTGTCGCACTTCGCCAGCGTCCACCTCGGCCAGGGGGAGGGCGGCGGGCTGCAGGAGGTCCTGACCCGCTCGCGCGAGCTGGACGTGCCCTTCATCGTGACCGACAACCAGGACCGGCCGCTGCTGTGGAACTCGCCGGTCGTGGGCATCCCGATGCCGGAATCGCTGGAGGCGCTGGCGCGCACCGACCCCGCCGGCGGCAACGGCGGCGACATCGACCGGATCCTGGCCCTGGTGCGCGAGTACGACGCGCGCAACGAGCCGTTCGCCATCACGGACCCGCGCACCGGCCAGCGCGTGATGACGCTGCACTACGGCGCCTCGGCCCTCGGCCGCCAGATCCGCTGGCTGCCCTACGCCGAGCTGGCGCTGCTGGCGGTCTTCTTCCTGCTGATCGTCTGGGCCTTGAGCCTGCAGCGCGAGGGCCACGAGCAGAAGCTCTTCGCCGGCATGGCCAAGGAGACGGCCCACCAGCTCGGCACGCCCATCACTTCGATCATGGGTTGGCTGGAGATCCTGCGCGACCGCCGGCCCGACGACATCGTCGAGGAGCTGGGCCGCGACGTGGCCCGCCTGGGCAAGGTGTCCGAGCGCTTCAGCCAGATCGGGTCGCGGCCCCAGCTCGGGGACACCGACCTCGCGGCGACCGTCGAGACGACCGTCGCCTACTTCCGCCGCCGGCTGCCCCACCTGGGCGGCAGCGTCGCGATCACCGTCGAGGACCGCCACGCCCGCGGCTGCCGGTTCAACCGCGACCTGCTGGAGTGGGTGCTCGAGAACCTGATCAAGAACGGCATCGACGCGATGAAGGACGGCGTGGGCGAGATCGTGCTGTCCCTGGACGACGGCCCCGACGGTGCGGTCCAGCTGCGGGTCCGGGACACCGGCTGCGGCATCGCCCCCCAGCACCGGAACCGCATCTTCGAGGCCGGGTATACCACCAAGAGCCGCGGTTGGGGGATGGGGCTGGCCCTGGTCCGGCGCATCGTCGTGCAGTACCACGGCGGGCGCATCCAGATCGAGGAGACGGGCGCGGGGGGGACCACCTTCCTGATCACGCTGCCGGGAGAGGAGCCTTTTGTCGCCGTATAG
- the tsaE gene encoding tRNA (adenosine(37)-N6)-threonylcarbamoyltransferase complex ATPase subunit type 1 TsaE yields MEHVLPDPRGFPVAVRTGSPAATAALGERAAGLLRGGEALLLWGPLGAGKTTFAQGLCRGLGIDDEVTSPTFALANRLEGRLVVHHLDCYRLGPGDDLHDVGLDAILDEVESGAAVLLAEWPDPLVPWLRGRIELLAVPGEAPESRVWRLRGVPKLPADWAALAAGGDD; encoded by the coding sequence ATGGAACACGTCCTGCCGGATCCCCGGGGGTTCCCGGTCGCGGTGCGGACCGGGTCGCCGGCGGCGACCGCGGCGCTGGGCGAGCGGGCGGCTGGCCTGCTGCGCGGCGGCGAGGCGCTGCTGCTCTGGGGCCCGCTCGGCGCCGGCAAGACGACCTTCGCGCAGGGGCTCTGCCGCGGCCTGGGCATCGACGACGAAGTGACCTCGCCCACCTTCGCCCTGGCCAACCGGCTCGAGGGCCGTCTCGTCGTCCACCACCTCGACTGCTACCGCCTCGGACCCGGCGACGACCTGCACGACGTCGGCCTGGACGCGATCCTGGACGAGGTCGAATCCGGGGCGGCCGTCCTGCTCGCCGAATGGCCCGACCCGCTGGTGCCCTGGCTGCGCGGGCGGATCGAGCTGCTGGCCGTGCCGGGGGAGGCGCCGGAGTCGCGCGTCTGGCGGCTGCGCGGCGTGCCGAAACTGCCGGCGGACTGGGCCGCGCTGGCGGCGGGGGGCGACGACTGA
- the tsaB gene encoding tRNA (adenosine(37)-N6)-threonylcarbamoyltransferase complex dimerization subunit type 1 TsaB, whose product MLCLALDTSTPSGRFALAERGRLVGYHPRNVTGSYANALLAAVDTLLAESGRDRAELGAIGVCRGPGSFTGVRIGVATAKSLAFALGLPLHAVTTLEAMAAAMLAERPDRDWAVPALDARRGEVFAGVYRRDGDWVRVVAEACALTADGWWARVLAVVDDPESPVYAGSGAAPLLGEGPDLRPELAARGEPGLRCWSAAHPPTAKALALAMASPTPRLGTTSPHSLTPLYLRASDAEMLRGLDLTPAAPPRTPPGGDGPAPS is encoded by the coding sequence ATGCTGTGCCTGGCCCTGGACACCTCCACGCCCTCGGGCCGCTTCGCGCTGGCGGAGCGCGGCCGCCTGGTCGGCTACCACCCGCGCAACGTGACCGGCAGCTACGCCAACGCGCTGCTCGCGGCCGTCGACACGCTGCTGGCGGAGTCCGGGCGCGACCGTGCCGAACTGGGAGCCATCGGCGTCTGCCGCGGCCCCGGCAGCTTCACCGGCGTGCGCATCGGCGTGGCGACCGCCAAGTCCCTGGCCTTCGCCCTGGGCCTGCCCCTGCACGCCGTCACCACCCTGGAGGCGATGGCCGCCGCCATGCTGGCCGAGCGGCCGGACCGGGACTGGGCCGTGCCCGCGCTCGACGCGCGCCGCGGCGAGGTGTTCGCCGGCGTCTACCGCCGCGACGGCGACTGGGTCCGCGTCGTCGCCGAGGCCTGCGCGCTGACCGCCGACGGCTGGTGGGCGCGGGTGCTGGCGGTCGTGGACGACCCGGAGTCGCCGGTCTACGCCGGCAGCGGCGCCGCCCCGCTGCTGGGCGAAGGGCCCGACCTGCGCCCCGAACTCGCGGCCCGCGGCGAGCCCGGCCTGCGCTGCTGGAGCGCCGCGCACCCGCCCACGGCCAAGGCGCTCGCCCTGGCCATGGCGTCGCCGACGCCCCGCCTCGGGACCACCAGTCCCCACTCGCTGACGCCGCTCTACCTGCGCGCCTCGGACGCCGAGATGCTGCGCGGTCTCGACCTCACGCCCGCCGCCCCGCCGCGCACGCCGCCCGGCGGCGACGGCCCCGCGCCCTCATGA
- the rimI gene encoding ribosomal protein S18-alanine N-acetyltransferase — protein MNGGDEILLREGVPADLHAIARLERASFSDPWPREALLAELQVDRLRRPLVAENDGTVVGFLMAWSVADELHIINLAVDEAWRRRSIGTRLLEAAIEAGREEGSVLVTLEVRAGNLPARSFYQRHGFLEAGLRRRYYRDGEDAVIMTRQL, from the coding sequence ATGAACGGCGGCGACGAGATCCTGCTGCGGGAGGGCGTCCCGGCCGACCTGCACGCGATCGCGCGGCTGGAGCGCGCCAGCTTCTCCGATCCCTGGCCCCGCGAGGCCCTGCTCGCCGAGCTGCAGGTCGACCGCCTGCGGCGGCCGCTGGTCGCCGAGAACGACGGCACCGTGGTGGGCTTCCTGATGGCCTGGTCGGTCGCCGACGAGCTGCACATCATCAACCTCGCGGTGGACGAGGCCTGGCGCCGCCGGAGCATCGGCACGCGGCTGCTGGAGGCCGCGATCGAGGCCGGCCGCGAGGAGGGCAGCGTGCTCGTGACGCTCGAGGTGCGCGCGGGGAACCTGCCGGCCCGCTCCTTCTACCAGCGGCACGGGTTCCTGGAGGCCGGCCTGAGGCGGCGCTACTACCGGGACGGCGAGGACGCCGTGATCATGACGCGCCAGCTGTAG
- a CDS encoding bifunctional response regulator/alkaline phosphatase family protein, whose protein sequence is MSPYRILWVDDQIEELRSHVVYLTEKGYQVDGVNNGRDAVAMLAGARYDAVLLDEMMPGMGGLETLVEIKKVRESVPVIMITKSEEEDLMRRAIGSRIDDYLVKPVSPLQIVSALKRLLEGRRILGEQVNRDYLAHYGTVGGRLARAAAPGDWESLYADMVGWALDLYAYSDHGLLQVHDEQLAECNRAFARFVRENYARWVGGAADAPLMCPDLFRTWVAPEIETGRQVYWIVIDCMRLDQWRHIEDLLEPYYHLERRQYWSILPSATPFARNALFAGLYPREIAARYPDWWRGSSQQQHSKNAHEEELLGEQLRRLGSAAATSYKYYKVFDARDSDDLRKHLGSLDGVRLVAAVYNFLDIMAHGRSQSSILKELAPDVAAFRSLMRSWFEHSTLYEVLKLLARRNVTVFITTDHGSTNCTRATTVKGNRDTSSNVRYKYGDNLGVDEKAVFLIKDPEACMLPRQSTIENYAITTENDYLVYPTNFHEYERLYRGSFQHGGISLEELIIPFAVLRPR, encoded by the coding sequence TTGTCGCCGTATAGGATCCTGTGGGTCGACGACCAGATCGAGGAGCTGCGCTCCCACGTCGTGTACCTGACCGAGAAGGGCTACCAGGTGGACGGCGTCAACAACGGGCGCGACGCCGTCGCCATGCTGGCCGGCGCGCGCTACGACGCGGTGCTGCTGGACGAGATGATGCCGGGCATGGGCGGCCTCGAGACGCTGGTCGAGATCAAGAAGGTGCGCGAGAGCGTGCCGGTGATCATGATCACCAAGAGCGAGGAGGAGGACCTGATGCGGCGCGCCATCGGCAGCCGCATCGACGACTACCTGGTCAAGCCGGTCTCCCCGCTGCAGATCGTCTCGGCGCTCAAGCGGCTGCTCGAGGGGCGCCGCATCCTGGGCGAGCAGGTCAACCGCGACTACCTCGCCCACTACGGCACGGTCGGCGGCCGCCTAGCCCGCGCCGCCGCGCCCGGCGACTGGGAGTCGCTCTACGCCGACATGGTGGGCTGGGCGCTGGACCTCTACGCCTACAGCGACCACGGCCTGCTGCAGGTCCACGACGAGCAGCTCGCCGAGTGCAACCGCGCCTTCGCGCGCTTCGTCCGCGAGAACTACGCGCGGTGGGTCGGCGGCGCCGCCGACGCGCCGCTGATGTGCCCCGACCTCTTCCGCACCTGGGTGGCGCCGGAGATCGAGACCGGCCGCCAGGTGTACTGGATCGTCATCGACTGCATGCGGCTGGACCAGTGGCGCCACATCGAGGACCTGCTGGAGCCCTACTACCACCTCGAGCGCCGGCAGTACTGGTCGATCCTGCCCTCGGCGACGCCGTTCGCGCGCAACGCCCTGTTCGCGGGGCTCTACCCCCGCGAGATCGCCGCGCGCTACCCGGACTGGTGGCGCGGCTCCAGCCAGCAGCAGCACTCCAAGAACGCCCACGAGGAGGAGCTGCTCGGCGAGCAGCTGCGCCGCCTGGGCTCCGCCGCCGCCACGAGCTACAAGTACTACAAGGTGTTCGACGCCCGCGACAGCGACGACCTGCGCAAGCACCTCGGCTCGCTCGACGGCGTGCGCCTGGTGGCCGCCGTCTACAACTTCCTGGACATCATGGCCCACGGCCGCTCCCAGTCCTCCATCCTCAAGGAGCTGGCGCCGGACGTGGCGGCCTTCCGCTCGCTGATGCGCAGCTGGTTCGAACACTCCACGCTCTACGAGGTGCTGAAGCTGCTGGCGCGCCGGAACGTCACGGTCTTCATCACCACCGACCACGGCTCGACGAACTGCACGCGGGCCACCACGGTCAAGGGCAACCGCGACACGAGCTCCAACGTGCGCTACAAGTACGGCGACAACCTGGGCGTGGACGAGAAGGCGGTCTTCCTGATCAAGGACCCGGAAGCCTGCATGCTGCCGCGCCAGTCGACCATCGAGAACTACGCGATCACGACCGAGAACGACTACCTGGTCTACCCGACCAACTTCCACGAGTACGAGCGCCTGTACCGCGGCAGCTTCCAGCACGGAGGCATCAGCCTCGAGGAGCTGATCATCCCGTTCGCGGTCCTGCGGCCGCGCTAG
- the pyrF gene encoding orotidine-5'-phosphate decarboxylase has translation MNREQLLASLRGAPVVERVITALDVADRDGALRLAAALGPRGRLVKVGLELFTAAGPAVVADLRAAGRDVFLDLKLKDIPNTVAGAVRAACALDVSLLTLHADGGRRMLEAAVAAAQAGAAGGRRPALLAVTVLTSLDAEELEEAAPGGGTPAERVVRLARLAWEAGCDGIVCAPPDLPAMRC, from the coding sequence ATGAACCGCGAACAGTTGCTGGCGTCCCTGCGCGGCGCCCCCGTTGTCGAGCGCGTCATCACCGCCCTGGACGTCGCCGACCGCGACGGGGCCCTGCGCCTCGCCGCCGCTCTCGGCCCCCGCGGCCGCCTGGTCAAGGTGGGCCTGGAACTGTTCACCGCGGCGGGGCCGGCCGTCGTCGCCGACCTGCGCGCCGCCGGCCGCGACGTCTTCCTGGACCTCAAGCTCAAGGACATCCCCAACACCGTCGCCGGCGCGGTCCGCGCCGCCTGCGCGCTGGACGTGAGCCTGCTCACCCTGCACGCCGACGGCGGCAGGCGCATGCTGGAAGCCGCGGTCGCGGCCGCGCAGGCCGGCGCCGCGGGCGGCCGCCGCCCGGCGCTGCTCGCCGTCACCGTGCTGACGAGCCTGGACGCGGAGGAGCTCGAAGAGGCGGCCCCCGGCGGCGGCACCCCGGCCGAGCGCGTCGTGCGCCTGGCGCGCCTCGCCTGGGAAGCCGGCTGCGACGGGATCGTCTGCGCGCCCCCGGACCTGCCCGCCATGCGCTGC
- the accD gene encoding acetyl-CoA carboxylase, carboxyltransferase subunit beta, whose amino-acid sequence MSWIDQAKKGIKAITAEKKEIPDNLWSKCPACADVLYHRELARNLWVCGNCNHHLRLTTEQYRDLLCDPGTWRETHTGIISMDPLGFKDSKSYEERIKATLKKTGREDAIVVGGAEIDGLPVQLGIMDFEFMGGSMGSVVGEKIARMLLDAVRERQAAIIVSRSGGARMQESLLSLMQMAKTSAVLSRLREEGVPFVSILTNPTTGGVTASYASLGDVNIAEPKALIGFAGPRVIQQTINSELPEGFQSSEFLLEHGMIDMIVPRKELRPRLAAVLHWFVDGRDVSVPRAGLG is encoded by the coding sequence GTGTCTTGGATCGACCAGGCGAAGAAGGGCATCAAGGCCATCACGGCCGAGAAGAAGGAGATCCCGGACAACCTGTGGAGCAAGTGCCCGGCCTGCGCCGACGTGCTCTACCACCGCGAGCTGGCGCGCAACCTCTGGGTCTGCGGCAACTGCAACCACCACCTGCGCCTGACCACCGAACAGTACCGGGACCTGCTCTGCGACCCCGGCACCTGGCGGGAGACCCACACCGGCATCATCTCGATGGACCCCCTGGGGTTCAAGGATTCCAAGAGCTACGAGGAGCGGATCAAGGCCACGCTGAAGAAGACGGGCCGCGAGGACGCCATCGTGGTGGGCGGCGCCGAGATCGACGGCCTGCCGGTCCAGCTCGGCATCATGGACTTCGAGTTCATGGGCGGCAGCATGGGCTCGGTGGTCGGCGAGAAGATCGCCCGCATGCTCCTGGACGCGGTGCGCGAGCGGCAGGCCGCGATCATCGTCTCGCGTTCCGGCGGCGCCCGCATGCAGGAGTCCCTGCTGTCGCTGATGCAGATGGCCAAGACCAGCGCCGTGCTCTCCCGGCTGCGCGAAGAGGGCGTCCCGTTCGTCTCGATCCTGACCAACCCGACCACCGGCGGCGTCACCGCCAGCTACGCCTCGCTCGGGGACGTGAACATCGCGGAGCCGAAGGCGCTGATCGGCTTCGCCGGCCCCCGCGTGATCCAGCAGACCATCAACAGCGAGCTGCCCGAGGGCTTCCAGTCCTCCGAGTTCCTGCTCGAGCACGGCATGATCGACATGATCGTGCCGCGCAAGGAGCTCCGGCCCCGCCTGGCCGCGGTGCTGCACTGGTTCGTCGACGGCCGCGACGTCTCGGTCCCGCGCGCCGGCCTCGGTTGA
- the serS gene encoding serine--tRNA ligase encodes MLDRKFLRENRDLVTAAVAAKRDAVDVDAYYRADGERRACLQEYEELQAEANRANKAIAAGRKSGADTGADIARMKEISARLKDLKQQADAAEAAAETLYLRLPNVPHASVRTGGEEDNTVVRAWGEVVEPAFAAKPHWDLGAALGIMDLEAAARMSGSGFTLLTGQGARLERALINFMIDVHLEQGYVEVNAPYLVNREAMTGTGQLPKMEEDMYACPLDGLYLIPTAEVSVTNMHRQSTLDWERLPLKYVAFSPCFRREAGAAGKDTRGLLRVHQFHKVEMVQFVRPGTSYETLETLTDDAEEILRRLGLPYRVVALASGDLSFAAAKCYDLEAWAAGVGKWLEVSSCSNFEDFQARRAGIRVKGPDGAVFVHTLNGSGLALPRVLVAILENYQTPDGRVRVPEVLRPYMGGLEHIG; translated from the coding sequence GTGCTGGACCGGAAATTCCTGCGCGAGAACCGGGATCTGGTGACCGCCGCCGTGGCCGCGAAGCGCGACGCGGTGGACGTCGACGCCTACTACCGCGCCGACGGGGAGCGCCGGGCCTGCCTGCAGGAGTACGAGGAGCTGCAGGCCGAGGCCAACCGCGCCAACAAGGCCATCGCCGCCGGCCGCAAGTCCGGCGCCGACACCGGCGCGGACATCGCGCGGATGAAGGAGATCTCCGCCCGCCTCAAGGACCTCAAGCAGCAGGCCGACGCCGCCGAGGCCGCCGCCGAGACGCTCTACCTCCGGCTGCCCAACGTGCCGCACGCGAGCGTGCGCACCGGCGGCGAGGAGGACAACACCGTGGTGCGCGCGTGGGGCGAGGTCGTCGAGCCCGCCTTCGCGGCGAAGCCCCACTGGGACCTCGGCGCCGCGCTCGGCATCATGGACCTCGAAGCCGCGGCCCGCATGTCCGGCTCGGGCTTCACCCTGCTCACCGGCCAGGGCGCCCGGCTCGAGCGGGCCCTGATCAACTTCATGATCGACGTGCACCTCGAGCAGGGCTACGTCGAGGTCAACGCGCCCTACCTCGTCAACCGCGAGGCGATGACCGGCACCGGCCAGCTGCCCAAGATGGAAGAGGACATGTACGCCTGCCCGCTCGACGGGCTGTACCTGATCCCCACGGCCGAGGTCTCGGTCACCAACATGCACCGCCAGTCGACGCTGGACTGGGAGCGACTGCCCCTGAAGTACGTGGCCTTCTCGCCCTGCTTCCGGCGCGAGGCCGGCGCGGCCGGCAAGGACACCCGCGGGCTGCTGCGCGTCCACCAGTTCCACAAGGTGGAGATGGTGCAGTTCGTGCGGCCCGGCACGTCCTACGAGACCCTCGAGACCCTGACCGACGACGCCGAGGAGATCCTGCGCCGGCTGGGGCTGCCCTACCGCGTCGTGGCGCTGGCCTCGGGCGACCTGAGCTTCGCGGCCGCCAAGTGCTACGACCTGGAGGCGTGGGCCGCGGGCGTCGGCAAGTGGCTCGAGGTCTCGAGCTGCAGCAACTTCGAGGACTTCCAGGCCCGCCGCGCCGGCATCCGCGTCAAGGGGCCCGACGGCGCCGTCTTCGTCCACACCCTCAACGGCTCCGGCCTCGCCCTGCCCCGCGTGCTGGTCGCGATCCTCGAGAACTACCAGACCCCCGACGGGCGCGTCCGCGTGCCCGAGGTCCTACGCCCCTACATGGGCGGCCTCGAACACATCGGGTAG